One window of Camelina sativa cultivar DH55 chromosome 4, Cs, whole genome shotgun sequence genomic DNA carries:
- the LOC104779987 gene encoding uncharacterized protein LOC104779987, with product MRRPSHMMRLLLTSLFGVIVGFLLGITFPTLTLTKMNLPSTLFPSIDLAYIEDKYSDISRQRLFGSWSSTKGLQLKKDIPDPPFNYNDTKIWVPTNPRGAERLPPDIVTPESDLYLRRLWGDPSEDLTTKQRYLVTFTVGYDQRKNIDTVLKKFSDNFSIMLFHYDGRASEWEVFDWSKRAIHVSIRKQTKWWYAKRFLHPDIVAPYEYIFIWDEDLGVEHFDSEKYLAVVKKHGLEISQPGLEPYEGLTWEMTKKRDDTEVHKHAEERNGWCSDPNLPPCAAFVEIMAPVFSRNAWRCVWHMIQNDLVHGWGLDFAVRKCVQNAHERIGVVDSQWIIHQGVPSLGNQGQPERGKQPWEGVRERCRREWTMFQDRLDDAEKTYLEASAHNNASSRPHG from the exons ATGAGAAGACCCAGTCACATGATGAGGCTTCTACTAACATCCCTTTTCGGGGTTATTGTTGGTTTCCTTTTGGGTATTACTTTTCCAACCTTGACCTTAACTAAG ATGAATCTTCCATCCACATTGTTCCCTTCGATTGATCTTGCATACATTGAGGATAAATACTCTGACATATCAAGACAAAGACTATTTGGTTCTTGGTCTTCTACAAAAGGCCTCCAACTCAAGAAGGACATCCCTGACCCTCCCTTTAACTACAATGACACTAAG ATATGGGTTCCTACTAACCCCCGTGGTGCTGAGAGGCTACCTCCAGATATAGTCACTCCTGAATCAGATTTATACCTCCGTCGGTTGTGGGGTGACCCTAGTGAG GATTTAACAACCAAGCAGAGGTATCTAGTTACATTTACGGTTGGTTATGATCAGAGGAAAAATATAGACACTGTGTTGAAGAAG TTCTCAGATAACTTCTCTATAATGCTGTTTCACTATGATGGCCGGGCTAGTGAATGGGAAGTGTTTGATTGGTCCAAGCGAGCTATTCATGTGAGCATTCGGAAACAAACTAAATG GTGGTACGCCAAGCGGTTCCTTCACCCGGACATAGTTGCCCCCTATGAGTATATCTTCATATGGGACGAGGATCTTGGCGTGGAACACTTTGATTCGgagaa ATATTTGGCAGTGGTGAAGAAACATGGTTTGGAAATCTCACAGCCTGGGTTAGAGCCATATGAAGGGCTTACATGGGAGATGACAAAGAAGAGAGACGACACTGAAGTCCACAA GCATGCTGAGGAGAGGAATGGTTGGTGCTCTGATCCCAACTTACCCCCTTGTGCAGC ATTTGTGGAGATTATGGCTCCTGTTTTCTCACGCAATGCATGGCGCTGTGTGTGGCATATGATTCAG AACGATTTGGTTCATGGATGGGGTCTAGACTTTGCCGTTCGGAAATGTGTTCAG AATGCACACGAGAGAATTGGAGTTGTAGATTCTCAATGGATTATTCATCAAGGTGTTCCATCACTAGGAAATCAA GGACAACCAGAGCGTGGGAAACAACCATGGGAAGGG gtgagagagagatgtaGGAGAGAGTGGACAATGTTTCAAGACAGATTGGATGATGCAGAAAAAACTTATCTTGAAGCATCGGCTCACAACAATGCTTCTTCACGGCCTCACGGGTAA
- the LOC104783616 gene encoding uncharacterized protein LOC104783616 — protein sequence MSSRLEGHDHRVSYFYNGDRLDCDACDRLHDGRYSCGECKFNIHSKCAFVLKTKEIRDHPSHDGHSLKLLTTGVPDHTDPKCHLCGKNTKRLLYHCFDCKLSLDIGCIVDHINSPFHFYMPWHHHPLQLCYFRSLRICYFCNESGGQGYLCLRCGLVIHEQCVSVFDLPEITHPSHVRHPLKLLTNGAPSYTKSTCHICGEDIGNLLYHCDNCKFSLDMGCAIRKPLPVALPNLKVHEHTLTLMPKFISFVCDACGTDGEDVPYVCVQCDFMIFHQYCTRLPRVIHVNHHDHRVSFKNPLGPGKWRCGVCWEEIDWSYGAYSCSICPNYAIHSLCATRNDVWDGEDLDEVPEEVEDIEPFKRNDDNTITHFTHEHNLMSLSKDSEESSFCVACVHPIGSYTFYKCSESDCSFILHETCANLSKKKRHFLSPKPLHLGLLSNNSDYQRNCSACLLVCCGGIVYDGMFDLLCSSISVPFIHGSHPHPLFYLKLVGGHFKTCQGCGIKNNKVVLCCVKCNFFLDFRCATLPLTVSLARYDDHSLTLCYGEKASDKYWCDICERVTNSETWYYTCKDCGVTLHILCVLGDIRYAKPGGKICKGVELLPNNRSTRPICNSCHFRCQGTFIVTVFDKVKDSGKVEFYCSSSCFETRPLPLIYLPEYDTICPLGSVV from the coding sequence ATGAGTTCCAGGTTAGAAGGACACGATCATCGTGTATCCTACTTTTACAATGGTGATCGTTTGGATTGCGATGCTTGCGATCGATTGCACGATGGTCGCTACTCATGCGGCGAATGCAAGTTTAATATCCACTCCAAATGTGCGTTTGTGTTGAAGACAAAAGAGATACGTGACCACCCTTCTCATGATGGACACTCTCTCAAGCTTCTCACCACGGGGGTTCCTGATCACACTGACCCAAAATGCCATCTATGCGGTAAAAACACCAAGCGTCTTCTTTATCATTGCTTTGATTGCAAACTCAGTTTGGACATTGGTTGCATAGTTGATCACATAAATTCTCCATTCCATTTTTATATGCCGTGGCACCACCATCCTCTACAATTATGTTATTTTAGATCATTACGTATATGCTACTTTTGTAACGAATCTGGCGGACAAGGCTATCTCTGCCTTCGATGCGGGTTGGTGATTCATGAGCAATGTGTCTCCGTATTTGACTTACCAGAGATCACTCACCCTTCTCATGTCAGACACCCTCTTAAGCTTCTCACCAATGGAGCTCCAAGTTACACAAAGTCAACATGTCATATATGTGGTGAAGACATTGGGAATTTACTTTATCATTGTGATAATTGTAAGTTCAGCTTGGATATGGGTTGTGCGATTAGAAAACCCCTACCAGTTGCTCTTCCAAATTTGAAGGTCCATGAGCATACACTCACACTCATGCCAAAATTTATCTCCTTTGTTTGTGATGCTTGTGGGACGGATGGTGAAGACGTTCCTTACGTCTGTGTTCAATGTGATTTCATGATCTTCCATCAATACTGTACTCGTTTGCCACGTGTCATTCATGTTAATCACCATGACCACCGAGTTTCCTTCAAAAATCCTCTTGGTCCTGGAAAATGGAGATGTGGAGTTTGCTGGGAAGAGATTGATTGGTCATACGGAGCTTACTCTTGTTCTATTTGTCCTAATTATGCTATTCATTCGCTATGTGCAACAAGGAATGATGTGTGGGATGGGGAAGACCTTGATGAAGTAcctgaagaagttgaagataTTGAGCCATTCAAGAGGAATGATGATAACACAATCACACATTTCACTCATGAACATAACCTCATGAGCCTCAGCAAAGACAGTGAAGAAAGCAGCTTCTGTGTAGCATGTGTTCATCCCATCGGTTCTTACACGTTCTACAAGTGTTCAGAGTCAGATTGCAGTTTCATTCTCCATGAAACGTGTGCTAATCTTTCTAAAAAGAAGCGACATTTTCTGAGCCCAAAACCTCTCCATCTTGGTCTACTCAGTAACAATAGTGATTACCAAAGAAATTGTAGCGCTTGTCTTCTAGTTTGCTGTGGGGGAATCGTTTATGATGGGATGTTTGACTTACTATGCAGTTCCATTTCAGTGCCTTTTATCCATGGAAGTCATCCTCATCCTTTATTCTACCTTAAACTAGTAGGCGGTCACTTTAAAACTTGCCAGGGCTGTGGCATCAAGAATAATAAAGTCGTCCTATGTTGTGtcaaatgcaatttttttttggattttcgtTGCGCCACTCTGCCATTAACAGTAAGTCTAGCCAGGTATGATGATCATTCACTCACTCTTTGTTACGGTGAAAAGGCAAGTGACAAGTATTGGTGTGATATTTGCGAAAGAGTAACAAATTCAGAGACTTGGTACTATACTTGCAAAGATTGTGGTGTCACTTTACATATATTATGTGTACTTGGGGATATCAGGTATGCGAAACCAGGAGGAAAGATTTGTAAGGGGGTTGAACTGCTACCTAACAATAGATCTACACGACCAATTTGCAATAGCTGTCATTTTCGTTGCCAAGGTACCTTCATTGTTACAGTTTTTGACAAAGTCAAAGATTCTGGCAAGGTCGAGTTCtactgttcttcttcttgtttcgaAACTCGCCCGCTCCCGCTTATTTATCTGCCAGAGTATGATACCATATGTCCTCTTGGTTctgttgtttaa